From the Micromonospora lupini genome, one window contains:
- a CDS encoding ricin-type beta-trefoil lectin domain protein produces MGTPLLRRFRSPVLGALALVLAVGFWAAPADAAPEQEPGVTLRVYDVQVPLSEICTLKPAQTPNVDKLMSTINWTSAADFGFEDNFVSQVLGNITITQAGSYTFRLSSDDGSKLTIDNTVVINHDGLHGATPPKEGGVTLAAGLHPLRIDHFERAGGQQITLEWRTPGSSSFVVVPTSALSTDAGVVRVTAPGRKECEGVTDSPGDGLPLIGVHPGYTLTNLRPSGFQPKVTGMDWLADGRLVISTWGGSDQSGTSQDGEVYVMGNTGGATAPGSVTTKKIAGGLKEPMGLKVVDGVVYVSEKQRLTRLVDTNSDEVADRLDTVATWPYGGKFHEFAFGLLYQDGFFYVNLSVSIDYGGATTVPQPAANRGTTIKVNKDTGAVSYVAGGLRTPHGIGWGPEGGIFVTDNQGGWLPSSKLVHIKQGRFFNHYTTPAGPFDANPVTPPVLWMPQNEIANSPSTPLYLTTGRYAGQFVIGDVTYGGLQRASVEKVNGEYQGALFRLTQGLEAGVSEVNLGPDGAIYVGGLGAGGNWGQTGKLTYGLQKLTPNSASTFEMLAMRATTAGFEVEYTQPVSAETAANLAAHYKVKQWRYEATSNYGGPKIDEETLTVSGATLSADGRKVTLAVDGRKAGRVVYLRSPQPFTSTSGQSLWSTEAWYTLNAIPGVTGGTNLALNKPATADSSCSTTEAPAKAVNGSVTGGNGDKWCSKGTSKYLQVDLGGSYAVNRVVVKHAGAGGEDTAWNTRDFTLASSPDGTNWTTRATVTGNTASTTTHDVSAPGARYVRLTVTAPTSTSDTAARIYELEVYGSATSGSGSITGVGGKCLDVDNAGTADGTKVQLWTCNGTGAQSWSRNGDTYRALGKCLDVDNAGTADGTKVQLWTCNGTGSQVWQPQSDGSIRNPQSGKVLQAAGGGTADGTQIQIGTYAGGAHQKWVVTAG; encoded by the coding sequence ATGGGCACACCGCTGCTGCGCCGATTCCGCAGTCCCGTCCTGGGCGCGCTCGCGCTCGTCCTCGCCGTCGGCTTCTGGGCCGCCCCGGCCGACGCCGCCCCCGAACAGGAACCCGGCGTCACGCTGCGCGTCTACGACGTCCAGGTGCCGCTCTCCGAGATCTGCACGCTCAAGCCCGCGCAGACCCCGAACGTGGACAAGCTGATGTCCACGATCAACTGGACCTCGGCGGCCGACTTCGGTTTCGAGGACAACTTCGTCTCGCAGGTGCTCGGCAACATCACCATCACCCAGGCCGGGAGCTACACCTTCCGGCTCAGCAGCGACGACGGGTCCAAGCTGACGATCGACAACACAGTCGTCATCAACCACGACGGCCTGCACGGCGCCACACCGCCCAAGGAGGGCGGCGTCACCCTCGCCGCCGGTCTGCACCCCCTGCGCATCGACCACTTCGAGCGCGCCGGTGGCCAGCAGATCACCCTGGAGTGGCGTACGCCCGGCTCGTCGTCCTTCGTGGTCGTGCCGACCTCGGCGCTGAGCACCGACGCCGGGGTGGTGCGAGTGACCGCACCGGGGCGCAAGGAGTGCGAGGGCGTCACCGACTCCCCCGGCGACGGGCTGCCGCTCATCGGCGTGCATCCCGGCTACACGCTCACGAACCTGCGGCCCTCGGGCTTCCAGCCGAAGGTCACCGGGATGGACTGGTTGGCCGACGGCCGGTTGGTTATCAGCACCTGGGGCGGCAGCGACCAGTCCGGCACCTCCCAGGACGGCGAGGTGTACGTCATGGGCAACACCGGCGGCGCGACAGCTCCCGGGTCGGTTACCACCAAGAAGATCGCCGGTGGTCTCAAGGAGCCGATGGGGCTCAAGGTCGTCGACGGTGTGGTCTACGTGTCGGAGAAGCAGCGGCTGACCCGGCTCGTGGACACCAACTCAGACGAGGTGGCCGACCGCCTCGACACGGTCGCCACCTGGCCGTACGGGGGCAAGTTCCACGAGTTCGCGTTCGGTCTGCTCTACCAGGACGGCTTCTTCTACGTGAACCTGTCGGTGTCGATCGACTACGGCGGCGCGACCACCGTGCCGCAGCCCGCCGCCAACCGGGGAACCACCATCAAGGTCAACAAGGACACCGGCGCGGTCAGCTACGTCGCCGGCGGTCTGCGCACGCCGCACGGCATCGGCTGGGGTCCGGAGGGCGGCATCTTCGTCACCGACAACCAGGGCGGCTGGCTGCCGTCGTCGAAGCTTGTGCACATCAAGCAGGGCCGCTTCTTCAACCACTACACGACCCCGGCGGGCCCGTTCGACGCCAACCCGGTCACCCCACCGGTGCTCTGGATGCCGCAGAACGAGATCGCCAACTCCCCCAGCACGCCGCTCTACCTCACCACCGGGCGGTACGCGGGCCAGTTCGTCATCGGCGACGTCACCTACGGCGGCCTCCAGCGCGCGTCGGTGGAGAAGGTCAACGGCGAGTACCAGGGCGCGCTGTTCCGGCTCACCCAGGGCCTCGAGGCGGGCGTCTCCGAGGTCAACCTCGGCCCGGACGGCGCGATCTACGTCGGCGGGCTCGGCGCGGGCGGCAACTGGGGGCAGACCGGCAAGCTGACGTACGGGCTGCAGAAGCTCACCCCGAACAGCGCCAGCACCTTCGAGATGCTGGCGATGCGGGCCACCACGGCCGGTTTCGAGGTGGAGTACACCCAGCCGGTCTCGGCGGAGACCGCCGCCAACCTGGCCGCCCACTACAAGGTCAAGCAGTGGCGGTACGAGGCGACGTCCAACTACGGCGGCCCGAAGATCGACGAGGAGACGTTGACAGTCAGCGGGGCCACCCTCTCGGCGGACGGCAGGAAGGTCACCCTCGCCGTCGACGGCCGCAAGGCAGGCCGGGTGGTCTACCTGCGGTCACCGCAACCGTTCACCTCCACCAGCGGCCAGTCGCTGTGGAGCACCGAGGCGTGGTACACGCTCAACGCCATCCCGGGCGTCACCGGCGGGACCAACCTGGCGCTCAACAAGCCGGCCACCGCGGACAGCTCCTGCTCGACGACCGAGGCGCCGGCCAAGGCCGTCAACGGCAGCGTCACCGGCGGCAACGGCGACAAGTGGTGCTCGAAGGGCACGTCGAAGTATCTCCAGGTGGACCTGGGTGGCAGCTACGCGGTGAACCGCGTGGTGGTGAAGCACGCCGGCGCCGGCGGTGAGGACACCGCCTGGAACACCCGGGACTTCACGCTCGCGTCCAGTCCCGACGGCACGAACTGGACCACCCGGGCCACGGTGACCGGCAACACGGCGAGCACCACCACCCACGACGTCAGCGCGCCCGGCGCCCGCTACGTCCGCCTGACCGTCACCGCGCCGACAAGCACCAGCGACACCGCGGCGCGCATCTACGAGTTGGAGGTGTACGGCAGCGCCACAAGCGGGTCGGGCAGCATCACCGGCGTCGGCGGCAAGTGCCTGGACGTGGACAACGCGGGCACCGCCGACGGCACGAAGGTGCAGCTGTGGACCTGCAACGGCACCGGCGCGCAGTCGTGGAGCCGCAACGGCGACACGTACCGGGCGCTGGGCAAGTGCCTGGACGTGGACAACGCCGGCACCGCCGACGGCACGAAGGTGCAGTTGTGGACCTGCAACGGCACCGGCTCGCAGGTGTGGCAGCCGCAGTCCGACGGGTCGATCCGCAACCCACAGTCGGGCAAGGTGCTACAGGCCGCCGGGGGCGGCACGGCCGACGGCACCCAGATCCAGATCGGCACGTACGCCGGTGGCGCGCACCAGAAGTGGGTGGTCACCGCCGGCTGA
- a CDS encoding DUF2267 domain-containing protein, producing MADLGFVDKVAARAGIPPTQARPLTEAVLRTLTERLSGGEAAALAPHLADELSPLLVKAAEPPEAFGYDEFLRRVADRAGTDRPGAERGVRAVLQTMHRVVGHREFTDALSQLPADLRALAQPLPHGP from the coding sequence ATGGCCGATCTCGGATTCGTCGACAAGGTCGCAGCACGGGCGGGCATTCCGCCGACGCAGGCACGCCCGCTGACCGAGGCCGTGCTGCGGACGCTCACCGAGCGCCTCAGCGGCGGCGAGGCCGCCGCCCTCGCTCCCCACCTGGCCGACGAGCTGAGCCCACTGCTGGTCAAGGCCGCCGAACCGCCGGAAGCGTTCGGGTACGACGAGTTCCTGCGCCGCGTGGCCGACCGCGCCGGGACGGACCGCCCCGGGGCCGAACGGGGCGTGCGGGCGGTTCTCCAGACCATGCACCGGGTGGTCGGGCACCGCGAGTTCACCGACGCTCTGTCCCAGCTCCCGGCGGACCTGCGCGCACTGGCCCAGCCCCTGCCGCACGGCCCCTGA
- a CDS encoding nuclear transport factor 2 family protein, giving the protein MAVDLPDVIDRYFRAVGDGDVDALVACFADTASVADEDRLYDGRPSIRSWAQRTMAATSYTAEPVEATPQAGDSYLVRTRVSGEFPGSPVELRHRFTLRDDLIGALDIRP; this is encoded by the coding sequence ATGGCGGTCGACCTTCCCGACGTGATCGACCGGTACTTCCGGGCCGTCGGCGACGGCGATGTCGACGCCCTCGTCGCCTGCTTCGCGGACACCGCGAGCGTGGCCGACGAGGATCGGCTGTACGACGGCAGGCCCTCGATCCGCTCCTGGGCGCAGCGGACGATGGCGGCCACCTCGTACACCGCCGAACCCGTGGAGGCCACGCCCCAGGCGGGCGACTCGTACCTGGTCCGCACAAGGGTGTCCGGCGAGTTCCCGGGCAGCCCGGTCGAGCTGCGGCACCGGTTCACCCTGCGCGACGACCTGATCGGCGCGCTGGACATCCGCCCGTAG
- a CDS encoding oxidoreductase, whose protein sequence is MPRVWLVTGCSRGLGRALAEAVLSDGDRLVATARDPAQLAYLTDRHGDQVRAVALDVTDPTAARSAVRGAVDAFGGLDVLVNNAGYADVAAIEDMSEDAFRAQIEANFFGVVNLTRAALPVLREQGRGHIVQISSVGDRVASTGLGAYQSAKWAVAGFSAVLATEVAPFGIRITTVEPGALRTDWAGASMSMLPVSEPYRPVIEPVVERMRRTSGNQPGDPARAAQAIIRITRVDDPPARLLLGADAVAAASTVGEALAASDARWRELSESVAFEATP, encoded by the coding sequence GTGCCTAGAGTCTGGCTCGTCACCGGTTGCTCCCGAGGGCTCGGCCGGGCGCTCGCCGAGGCCGTGCTGTCCGACGGCGACCGGCTCGTCGCCACCGCCCGCGATCCGGCGCAGCTCGCCTACCTCACCGACCGGCACGGCGACCAGGTCCGGGCGGTCGCGCTCGATGTCACCGACCCCACCGCCGCCCGGAGCGCCGTACGCGGGGCGGTGGACGCGTTCGGGGGCCTGGACGTCCTGGTCAACAACGCCGGGTACGCCGACGTGGCAGCGATCGAGGACATGTCCGAGGACGCCTTCCGAGCGCAGATCGAGGCCAACTTCTTCGGGGTGGTCAACCTGACCCGCGCCGCCCTGCCGGTGCTGCGGGAGCAGGGCCGTGGGCACATCGTGCAGATCTCCAGCGTCGGCGACCGGGTCGCCAGCACCGGCCTGGGCGCGTACCAGTCCGCCAAGTGGGCGGTCGCGGGTTTCTCGGCGGTGCTCGCCACGGAGGTCGCGCCGTTCGGGATCCGGATCACCACTGTCGAGCCGGGCGCGCTGCGCACCGACTGGGCGGGCGCCTCGATGAGCATGTTGCCGGTGAGCGAGCCGTACCGGCCGGTCATCGAGCCGGTGGTGGAACGGATGCGCCGCACCAGCGGGAACCAGCCCGGCGATCCCGCCCGGGCCGCCCAGGCGATCATCCGGATCACACGCGTCGACGATCCGCCCGCACGGCTGCTCCTCGGCGCCGACGCCGTGGCGGCCGCCTCGACCGTCGGCGAGGCGCTCGCGGCGTCCGACGCGCGGTGGCGTGAGCTGAGCGAGTCCGTCGCGTTCGAGGCGACGCCCTGA
- a CDS encoding STAS domain-containing protein — protein MAHFEARTSTTPGRIVVTLTGECDLAAQPELTGVLTAAVRAAPVVVVDVGGLRFLDSTGLHGLVTAHQEARASGRHLYAVNAAGAVATVLDITGIGNLLRPPADDPRLAG, from the coding sequence ATGGCGCACTTCGAGGCCCGCACGTCCACGACACCCGGGCGGATCGTGGTCACGCTGACCGGTGAGTGCGACCTGGCGGCCCAGCCTGAGCTGACGGGCGTGCTGACCGCGGCGGTGCGCGCCGCGCCGGTGGTGGTGGTCGACGTCGGCGGGTTGCGGTTCCTCGACTCCACCGGCCTGCACGGCCTGGTGACCGCCCACCAGGAGGCACGCGCCAGCGGCCGCCACCTGTACGCGGTGAACGCCGCCGGCGCGGTGGCGACAGTCCTCGACATCACCGGCATCGGAAACCTGCTGCGCCCGCCCGCCGACGACCCGCGGCTGGCGGGCTGA
- a CDS encoding ATP-binding protein, which produces MAANQRETRAVAEQPSPALRTDTMAYEVATDLRELRVFVCAGATARGLPPERVELLALAVSELATNTLQHTAGGGRVRLWAEGDQLFCDVVDQGPARAFGRGMPAADAVRGRGLAIVEQICDEVAVLAAGEGTVVRIRLAL; this is translated from the coding sequence ATGGCGGCCAACCAGCGGGAGACCCGCGCCGTGGCCGAGCAGCCCTCGCCCGCCCTGCGGACGGACACCATGGCGTACGAGGTGGCGACCGATCTGCGGGAGCTGCGCGTGTTCGTCTGCGCCGGCGCCACCGCCCGGGGCCTGCCGCCCGAGCGGGTGGAGCTGCTGGCGTTGGCGGTCAGTGAGCTGGCGACCAACACGTTGCAGCACACCGCCGGCGGTGGCCGGGTCCGGCTCTGGGCCGAGGGTGACCAGTTGTTCTGCGACGTCGTCGACCAGGGCCCGGCGCGGGCGTTCGGCCGGGGAATGCCGGCCGCCGACGCGGTACGGGGCCGCGGGCTGGCCATCGTCGAGCAGATCTGTGACGAGGTGGCCGTGCTGGCCGCCGGTGAGGGCACCGTGGTCCGGATCCGGCTGGCGCTGTGA
- a CDS encoding PP2C family protein-serine/threonine phosphatase, giving the protein MADHGGPGAHVAAATRPVEAVVREILAVVPAGCTWLLPVPDDHRPVADFRVAATSGQSQDIYGRGVDRVGARLSELYPSMVGGPLWRLYQEVLATGSSGRLADFRYVEKRTGVVADSLFDVHVHRVLGGLLVSWQRLDEDRRRMDRTELLGSLGWAEYDLASGVSQWSPGMYRIFERDPALGPLSRAEQAAALVPDDYMLREAAWQTLDSGASSDVTVRFQAAGALRYLRVLSDVSRDAEGVPLKIHAVVQDVTARVDSRTAIERLSDQLRTREMTALAEHRLAGQLQNLIQPVPRDPFPLAGLEAVVNYLPAESAARVGGDWYHAQTLPDGKVVLAVGDVAGHGLEAASGMAHLRFALVAWLSIGIRDPSVLLGHLNRLCGQLSITGTAVVAVYDPATRVLCWGRAGHMAPLLSRAGETGPLDRPSGLLLGAGDDAAYPVLAPRLRPGDLVLFYTDGLVERRAPEQDLSRQVRATLSALSATPGEQSLARLRDLLNRRSPDDDTCTLAVRVLP; this is encoded by the coding sequence ATGGCGGACCACGGTGGTCCCGGCGCGCACGTCGCCGCAGCGACTCGGCCGGTCGAGGCGGTCGTCCGGGAGATCCTGGCGGTCGTCCCGGCCGGGTGTACGTGGCTGCTGCCCGTGCCCGACGACCACCGACCGGTCGCCGACTTCCGGGTCGCGGCCACCAGCGGCCAGAGCCAGGACATCTACGGCCGGGGCGTCGACCGGGTGGGCGCCCGGCTCAGCGAGTTGTACCCCAGCATGGTCGGCGGCCCTCTCTGGCGGCTCTACCAGGAGGTGCTCGCCACCGGCTCGTCCGGCCGCCTGGCCGACTTCAGGTACGTGGAGAAGCGCACGGGCGTCGTCGCCGACTCGCTGTTCGACGTTCACGTGCACCGCGTCCTCGGCGGTCTGCTGGTGTCCTGGCAGCGCCTCGACGAGGACCGCCGGCGCATGGACCGCACCGAGCTGCTGGGCAGCCTCGGCTGGGCGGAGTACGACCTGGCCAGCGGTGTCAGCCAGTGGTCACCCGGGATGTACCGGATCTTCGAGCGCGACCCGGCCCTCGGCCCGCTGTCCCGCGCCGAGCAGGCCGCCGCCCTGGTCCCCGACGACTACATGCTGCGCGAGGCGGCCTGGCAGACCCTCGACAGCGGGGCGTCCTCGGACGTGACGGTCCGGTTCCAGGCGGCCGGCGCCCTACGGTATCTGCGGGTCCTCTCCGACGTCTCCCGGGACGCGGAAGGCGTACCCCTGAAGATCCACGCCGTGGTGCAGGACGTGACCGCCCGGGTGGACTCCCGGACGGCAATCGAGCGGCTCAGCGACCAACTGCGGACGCGGGAGATGACCGCCCTGGCCGAGCACCGGCTGGCCGGGCAGTTGCAGAACCTCATCCAGCCGGTGCCCCGCGACCCGTTTCCGCTGGCCGGGCTGGAGGCGGTGGTCAACTATCTGCCGGCCGAGAGCGCCGCGCGGGTCGGCGGCGACTGGTACCACGCGCAGACCCTGCCGGACGGAAAGGTCGTGCTCGCCGTCGGCGACGTCGCCGGTCACGGCCTGGAGGCGGCAAGCGGAATGGCGCACCTGCGCTTCGCCCTGGTGGCCTGGTTGTCGATCGGTATCCGGGACCCGTCGGTGCTGCTGGGGCACCTCAACCGGCTCTGCGGCCAGCTCTCGATCACCGGAACCGCTGTGGTCGCGGTGTACGACCCGGCGACCCGGGTGCTCTGCTGGGGCCGCGCCGGGCACATGGCGCCGCTGCTGTCCCGTGCCGGCGAGACCGGCCCGCTCGACCGCCCCTCGGGTCTGCTGCTGGGCGCCGGTGACGACGCCGCGTACCCGGTGCTCGCCCCGCGCCTGCGCCCCGGCGACCTCGTGCTGTTCTACACCGACGGCCTGGTCGAGCGACGCGCGCCCGAGCAGGACCTGTCGCGGCAGGTGCGCGCGACCCTCTCGGCGCTGAGCGCGACACCGGGGGAGCAGAGCCTCGCCCGGCTGCGTGACCTGCTCAACCGTCGCAGCCCGGACGACGACACGTGCACCCTGGCCGTGCGCGTGCTGCCCTGA
- a CDS encoding nuclear transport factor 2 family protein, with protein MPDSAREAELLDAERTLQAAQRAGDVAALDQLLVDQLIAIGPDGRQHGKAEDLAAHRDRTSVIEELVEEELDLLVVGRTGVTFFLGRVAGVFDGQPFDARLRYTRTWVHDDPHGWRILAAHISPV; from the coding sequence ATGCCGGACAGCGCACGCGAGGCGGAGCTGCTCGACGCCGAACGCACCCTGCAGGCCGCGCAGCGGGCCGGTGACGTCGCGGCCCTCGACCAGTTGCTTGTCGACCAGCTCATCGCGATCGGCCCCGACGGCCGCCAACACGGCAAGGCCGAGGACCTGGCCGCGCACCGGGACCGCACCTCGGTCATCGAGGAGCTAGTCGAGGAGGAGCTGGACCTGCTCGTCGTCGGGCGGACGGGTGTGACGTTCTTCCTGGGCCGGGTGGCCGGGGTGTTCGACGGTCAGCCGTTCGACGCCCGCCTGCGCTACACGCGGACCTGGGTCCACGACGACCCGCACGGCTGGCGGATCCTCGCCGCCCACATCAGCCCGGTCTGA
- a CDS encoding nucleotidyltransferase domain-containing protein, producing MPAGVDLAAIVAEQPYPLVFATVSGAHLYGFPSTDSDVDLRGAHLLPVADLIGLVAPAETRTVMADRDGVELDLVTHDLRKFVRLMLRRNGYVLEQLLSPLVVHTTAAHAALVELAPLTVTRHHGHHYRGFAASQRRLFDTTGELKPLLYTFRSLLTGVHLLRTGRMQAHLPTLLDAEPAPAYVPDLIAAKREAEHGALDELVPGATIERDLAELAARLDRAQQDSPLPDQPAGSAELHELVVAARLGEEPVRPG from the coding sequence CTGCCGGCCGGCGTCGACCTGGCGGCCATCGTGGCCGAGCAGCCGTACCCGCTGGTCTTCGCCACGGTCTCCGGCGCCCACCTGTACGGGTTCCCGTCCACGGACTCCGACGTCGACCTGCGCGGCGCGCACCTGCTGCCGGTCGCCGACCTGATCGGGCTGGTCGCGCCTGCGGAAACCCGCACGGTGATGGCCGACCGTGACGGGGTGGAGCTGGACCTGGTGACGCACGACCTGCGCAAGTTCGTCCGGCTGATGCTGCGTCGAAACGGCTACGTCCTCGAGCAACTGCTGTCCCCGCTCGTCGTGCACACCACGGCGGCGCACGCGGCGTTGGTCGAGCTGGCGCCGCTGACGGTCACCCGGCACCACGGTCACCACTACCGTGGCTTCGCGGCGAGCCAGCGGCGGCTCTTCGACACGACGGGGGAGCTGAAGCCCCTGCTGTACACGTTCCGGTCGCTGCTCACCGGAGTCCACCTGCTGCGGACCGGCCGGATGCAGGCGCACCTGCCGACCCTGCTCGACGCCGAGCCTGCGCCGGCGTACGTGCCCGACCTGATCGCCGCGAAGCGGGAAGCCGAGCACGGCGCACTTGACGAACTCGTCCCCGGCGCCACCATCGAGCGTGACCTGGCCGAGTTGGCCGCCCGCCTCGACCGGGCGCAGCAGGACAGTCCGCTGCCCGACCAGCCGGCGGGTTCGGCCGAACTCCACGAGCTGGTGGTGGCGGCCCGGCTGGGTGAGGAGCCTGTCAGACCGGGCTGA
- a CDS encoding nucleotidyltransferase domain-containing protein gives MQHALTDQQVDDRTILQVVVGSRAFGLSDASSDTDRRGVYAMPASAFWGLRKPAWHHDGPLPEQVRWEVERVCVLGLAANPTVLEVLHSPLVETCTPLGAELRALTPAFLSRRVADTYLRYATAQFGKAERGIARSGAPIWRHVMHLIRLLTAGGHLVRTGRLVLDVGADRHRLLAVKAGAVPWDDIVAWRDRLVARMTADLPTSPLPDRPDEARVEQWLTSVRDRSLRWAA, from the coding sequence ATGCAGCACGCATTGACGGATCAGCAGGTCGACGACCGCACGATCCTGCAGGTCGTCGTCGGCTCCCGTGCGTTCGGCCTGTCCGACGCCTCGTCGGACACCGACCGACGCGGGGTGTACGCCATGCCGGCCTCGGCGTTCTGGGGACTGCGCAAACCGGCGTGGCACCACGACGGCCCGCTGCCCGAACAGGTGCGCTGGGAGGTCGAGCGGGTCTGCGTGCTCGGGCTGGCGGCGAACCCCACAGTCCTTGAGGTGCTGCACTCTCCCCTCGTCGAGACGTGCACCCCGCTGGGCGCGGAACTGCGGGCGCTCACTCCGGCGTTCCTGTCCCGGCGGGTGGCCGACACCTACCTGCGCTACGCCACCGCCCAGTTCGGGAAGGCCGAGCGCGGCATCGCCCGATCCGGCGCCCCGATCTGGCGGCACGTGATGCACCTGATCCGGCTGCTGACCGCCGGCGGTCACCTCGTCCGTACCGGACGGTTGGTGCTCGACGTCGGCGCCGACCGGCACCGCCTGCTCGCGGTCAAGGCCGGCGCCGTGCCCTGGGACGACATCGTCGCCTGGCGGGACCGGCTGGTCGCCCGCATGACGGCGGACCTGCCCACCAGTCCGTTGCCCGACCGGCCCGACGAAGCGCGGGTCGAGCAGTGGCTGACCTCGGTCCGCGACCGCTCCCTGCGGTGGGCCGCGTGA
- a CDS encoding molybdenum cofactor biosysynthesis protein yields MAQIVELLASPVHRFRGRPSDGPTPAPPGELVDTVQIRAGLGIVGDRYFGKPAHRDASVTVIAQESLPAGIGLAQVRRNILTTGIAVDELIGRVLILDSGDGPVSLRVNRAARPCAWMDVTVGPGAWKALRTTGGIRCTPLDDGVLRIGPIDATVS; encoded by the coding sequence ATGGCGCAGATCGTCGAGTTGCTGGCCTCGCCCGTGCACCGCTTCCGGGGCCGGCCCTCCGACGGTCCGACGCCGGCCCCGCCCGGCGAGCTGGTCGACACCGTCCAGATCCGGGCCGGTCTCGGCATCGTCGGCGACCGCTACTTCGGCAAACCGGCGCACCGCGACGCCAGCGTGACGGTGATCGCCCAGGAGTCCCTGCCGGCCGGCATCGGCCTGGCGCAGGTCCGCCGCAACATCCTCACCACAGGCATCGCCGTGGACGAGCTGATCGGCAGGGTCCTGATCCTGGACTCCGGCGACGGCCCGGTCAGCCTGCGGGTCAACCGCGCGGCCCGCCCGTGCGCCTGGATGGACGTCACGGTGGGGCCGGGTGCCTGGAAGGCGCTGCGCACCACGGGCGGCATCCGCTGTACGCCCCTCGACGACGGCGTGCTGCGCATCGGCCCGATCGACGCCACCGTGAGCTGA
- the urtE gene encoding urea ABC transporter ATP-binding subunit UrtE — translation MMLTLRGVHAGYGRSRVLHGVDLAVPPDGVAAVLGHNGAGKSTLLRVAAGLLRPSAGTVELDGEDVTRLAPHERVQRGMAYVPQGQQCFPHLTAAENLRLVADGRRDGAVATAEVLDLFPALRPLLRRRAGLLSGGQRQQLAIARALITRPRLLMLDEPTEGIQPSVVAEIQERIVELTRQSGFSVLLVEQHLGFALRVADRYHVLESGRVTSDGDGGVTAERDVRAALAV, via the coding sequence ATGATGCTGACCCTGCGCGGGGTGCACGCCGGATACGGGCGTTCGAGGGTGCTGCACGGGGTGGACCTCGCCGTCCCGCCCGACGGGGTGGCCGCGGTGCTCGGGCACAACGGCGCCGGCAAGAGCACCCTGCTGCGGGTCGCGGCGGGCCTGCTGCGACCGAGCGCCGGCACCGTCGAGCTGGACGGCGAGGACGTCACCCGCCTCGCGCCGCACGAGCGGGTCCAGCGCGGGATGGCGTACGTCCCGCAGGGCCAGCAGTGCTTTCCGCACCTGACCGCCGCGGAGAACCTGCGCCTGGTCGCCGACGGGCGGCGCGACGGCGCGGTGGCCACGGCGGAGGTGCTCGACCTGTTTCCGGCGCTGCGCCCGCTGCTGCGCCGGCGGGCCGGGCTGCTCTCCGGCGGCCAGCGCCAGCAGTTGGCAATCGCCCGTGCGCTCATCACCCGGCCGCGGCTGCTGATGCTCGACGAGCCGACCGAGGGCATCCAGCCGTCGGTGGTGGCGGAGATCCAGGAGCGGATCGTCGAGCTGACCCGGCAGTCCGGGTTCAGTGTGCTGCTTGTCGAGCAGCACCTGGGTTTCGCGCTGCGGGTGGCGGACCGCTACCACGTGCTGGAGTCCGGCCGGGTCACCTCGGACGGCGACGGCGGCGTCACCGCGGAACGGGACGTCCGGGCGGCCCTGGCGGTCTGA